The stretch of DNA GACCGTAAGCACAATGGTCGATACGAGTAGAAGGTTACGGTCTCTGTTTAAGGCCGAGACGACTATGATGGACGCTACAACGGCGTAAGGCGTCGATATGAGAACCCCCACGCTGACTGTAGCTATCGTAGAGGTGAAGCCCCGCTCTAGTTGTAGAAGGTTCGACAAGAGACTTGTGGCTAGGAGCAGTACGCTCACAATCATACCCACCATAAAGACCCTGTATGCGGTCTCATCAGGTTTCAAACGACACCGCCTCCTTTCAGGGCAGATATATACCGGAGCTCAACATCAGCCCCTTACGAAGCATATTATACCCTAGATAACAGGTTATCGACGCGAATACGGCCTTAAGCCATTTGACTTTAAGCCTGTTCATCACCTTGGCTCCTAGAGACGCTCCCAAGGTAGTACCTATAGCCACGGGAGCCGCGTAGCTCAGCCTCACGGCGCCGTATAGGAAGTAGACCATCGCGCTCGTCGCCGCCGTTACGCTTATCATAAACTTGCTAGTAGCTATCGACGCCTTGAGAGGCACGTTCATGAAAAGGTTCATAGCCGAGACCTTTATGAACCCACCGCCTATACCGAGTAGGCCGGAGCCCATCCCCGCCATGAAAGATACAAGCCAGCCGTGTATAGAGCCTCGGACCACGTATCCTACATCGGTTCCCAAGTTCTTGTCGAAATAGCTTCCTGAGAGGTCTAGAAGCTTAGAAAGTCGATCCGGAGCCGCCTTTTTAAACCCGTCTAAACGCATCTTTCTGGCTTCTAACCTGATCGACCGGATTTGGGAGATGCTTACGTAGAACGCGAAAGCCGAGAATATCAGGTATAGAAAGGCCCCAGGTATCATGAGGGCTAGGAGAGCTCCGGTTAAAGCACCGAGCGCCGTGGAGGTCTCCAGGAACATGGCTAAACGTATGTTCGTCATCTTCTGCCTTAGATACGCGGAGCCCCCGGATATGCCTGTTGCCACGACACCCACTATGCTTATCGCCACCGCCTCGTGGATCGGTAGGTTAAACACCGAGGTCAACATCGGCACCATGACTATCCCCCCTCCGAGACCCATGAGAGCGCCTAAGAAACCGGCTAAAACAGCCATCGCGAGAAGTTCGACCGATAAAAGAGGAGTGATCGCCGAATCACCGGCTTTAAACCTGTCGAATTCTCCGAAAACCGCGTTTATGGTGACCGGTATCGACACGGCTAGACATAGGAGCGCTAACCCCTCAGCCCATCTTAGACGGCGCAAACCAAACCACCCAACCCATCCATCGGACCGTTAAACACCCTCAACTGTAGTATGCTCTGAATATAAAATGTGGGGCTCTACCGGTTGAACTCCTCGACCCTCATGAACACTTCAGGGAGGACTAGAAATCCTAGCGACGCGAAGCCTAAGACCAAACCCCAGTCCTGGAGAGTCAGAGGCTCGAGGTGGAATAGCACCCGGGTCAGCGGGATATACGGTAGTACCGCGTTAATCACTATGCTCGCGAGAACCGATATGACCAGGTATTTGTTAGTCCAAGGCTTAAATCTCAGGAAGCACCTATGCTCTGAGCGGCAGTTCCAGATGACGATAAGCTCAAAATAGGTCGCCTGCATGAAGGCCAAGGTCCTGGCTTCGTTAAGCAGGTCCCCGTAGATCAAGTAGGATATGAGAAACGAGCCTAACGTCCCTATAGATTGCAGGATGAACGAGACCGCTACGAAGAGAAGCATACCGTGGAATATGCCCGCCTTGGGGTCTCTAGGCCTCCTAGCCATGACGTCTCCGTCTGGTGGGTCCATACCTAGGGCGACGGCAGGCGGCCCGTCGGTCAAGAGGTTTATCCATAGTATCATGGCAGGTGTCAAGGGCACCGGCAGGTTCGCCAGCGCCGCTGCGGTTATGACGAATATCTCGTCGAAGTTGCATGCGAGTAGAAAACGTATAAACTTCCTTATATTATCATATATGACACGTCCCATCTTGACCGCTTCGACTATCGTGGCGAAGTTGTCGTCTGCAAGGACCATATCCGCGGCTTCCTTGGTGACATCTGTACCCGTTATCCCCATCGCCACCCCTATGTCAGCCATCTTAAGAGCCGGCGCATCGTTGACACCGTCACCGGTCATAGCCACTATATGACCCCTATTCTTTAGGGCCTGGACTATCTTGGTCTTGTGGATAGGTGAGACCCTGGCGTAAACCGTGACTTTTTCCACTATTTCTTCAAGCTCCTCTTCGCTCATCTTGTCGAGGTCGCTTCCGGTTAACGCCATGCTCCCAGGCTTCCACATCCCGATCTCCTTGGCGACCGCTATAGCCGTCAACTTATGGTCCCCCGTTATCATAGCGACTCTGATCCCCGCCTTCTCGCACATCCTATACGCCTCTATCGCCTCCCTCCGCGGCGGGTCTATCATGCCCACGAGACCGATGAACACCATGTCGCTTTCGACCTCTTTCAACGAGGGGTCTTCAAGCTCTCTGTAAGCCAGCGCCAAAACTCTAAGCCCAGAGGAAGCCATCTCGTCGTTGACGTTCAGAATCCGCCGCCTATCCTCGTCTGACAGGGGTTTCAGCTCACCGTTCACTAGCCGCCTCGAACACAGCGACACGACTATCTCCGGGGCTCCCTTCATGAACGCTATAAACTCTCCGTCAGGGTTCTTGTGAACCGTCGTCATACGTTTACGCTCTGAGCTGAACGGTATCTCACGGACCCTCGGCATCTCCGACTCGAGTTTTCTCCTCCATAACCCAGCCTTAGCCGCAGCCACGAGTAACGCCGCCTCAGTCGGGTCTCCGTAGATATTCCATCTATCTCCATCTCTCCTAAGCTCGGCGTTGCAGCATAAAGCTCCAGCGGTTAAGGCAAGCCTGAGGCTTCCATCCACCTTGTAGGGCTTACCGTCTACCAGAAACTCTCCCTTAGGCTCGTAGCCGACCCCGGTGACCTCGACCGTTCTAGAACCCAGGTATATGCGTCTGACGGTCATCTCGCCCCTGGTCAACGTCCCGGTTTTATCTGAGCATATGAACGTCGTCGAGCCGAGGGTCTCGACCGACGCAAGCCGCCGGACTATAGCGTTTCTCCTAGCCATCTCCTTAGCCCCCAGGGCGAGCGTTATCGTGGTTATCGCAGGAAGACCCTCCGGCACGGCTGAGACGGCTAAGGCGACGGCTATCATGAAGCTCTCTATGAGAGGGTCTCCCCTGAAGACCTCTAACCCAAATATCGCGACGCACAAAGCCGCTATCAGGTACGCCATCCTACGAGCAAACCTGTCGAGCTTAACCTTCAACGGAGGCTCCTCGAACTCTATCGTCTGAACCTGCTCGGCTATCTTGCCGAACTCGGTGTTCATACCGGTAGCGACGACTATCCCCCTTCCCCTACCCGACACCACGTGGGTCCCCATGAAGACCATGTTTCTCCTATCGTGTAGGGGGGTTTCAGGGTCTAAGACCATCGTGGTCTTCTCGACCGGCGTAGACTCCCCGGTTAGGACAGCCTCATCCGTCCTGAGCTCAGAAGCCTCTATAAGCCTGCAGTCTGCCGGGATACGGTCGCCTTCCTCTAAGAGGACGATGTCACCGGGTACTACGAGACGCGCCGGTATGCTCTGAACCTCTCCGTCTCTGAGCACCCTAGCCTTGGGAGCCGTGAGCCGTTTCATAGCCTCTAGCGCCTTCTCAGACCTGTATTCTTGGATGAAGCCGACGACCGCGTTTATGATGACTATGGCCGCGATTACGATCGCGTCTGCGAACTCCTCAGACCCGTGGCTTATCGATATGAGAGCCGATACTACGGCGGCGAATATGAGTATGAGGACGAACAGCGACTTAAACTGGTTTATGAATATCTGAAGCGCCGAGATGCGTCTAACCTCACGTAGTTCGTTGAAGCCATACTTGCTGAGCCTCTCCTCAGCCTCCTCCGAGCTAAGCCCCCTAGGGCTTGAGCCTAGTTTAGCGTAAACCTCCTTTATCTCTAGAGAATGCCAGTGTTTTTCCATATGGTCATCTAGCTAAACGCCGGAGCCAGATTTTAAATTTTCGTTAGACCGATGGGCAGGCTTCGCTCGGCTTATGAGAGAAACACTTATAACATAGCTGAAGCTCTTCTAGTGAAGTCTGTCAAGGTTGAGATGCAGCTTTACTTTGAAGGATCTAAGGGTCCGTCCTCTCGAGAAACGCGACGTCTCAGAGGTTAAGGATATCTATACCCTCAGCGGCTGGTCTGTGACCGAAGGCGGTGTCGAAAGCTGGCTTCTAGGCGGGGGCTATATCAAAACCTATGTAGCCGAGCTGGACGGTAGGATCGTCGGTAAAGTAGGCTTAGACACTGCTTTCCCCCCATACGCCGAGATAATCAACATAGTCGTCCACCCAGATTACCAGGGTAAAGGGGTAGGCTCTAGGCTCATGGAATACTGTATGCAGGAGGCGGAGAGGAGGGGGTTCTGGACCGTTTACCTCATGTGCGACCCCCTAGACGTAGGGGTTCACAGGTTCTACAGCAGGTTCGGGTTCAAGCCGGCTATCCTAGGAGACAGGGAAGACCCTAGAGAGTCTACGTGGCTGTTCAGGTTCGGTAGGGGAAGCTTCATCGACAGGTTTCTACACGACCATCCGCTCTCAGAGTTTCAGGTCTCCGAACATAGGGTAGATTTCCGCGGTAGGAGGCTCTACCGTATGCGGTGGATGGACCCTGTTACAGAAGACTATCTAGAGCTTTTTCTAGAGGGGCAGCCTGGCCAGCCTGACCATGGGACGATGCCTAGGGTATCAGGCTTCAAGCTTAGGCTGGGCGACATGGCGGCCGAGGCCTTGGCGAAAGAGAAGAGCTGCACCATATCCTACGACGAGCCGGGTGGTTTCATCTTCGAGTTCGAGAACCGTTCAGACGACGAGGCTACGTTGACGCTTAAACCTTTGACCGCGCCGGGTGTGGATATAAAACCTAGACCACCGAGGAGATTGAAGGTGGAGGCTCACGAAAAGATGACCCTCGAGTTTTCTACACGCCTAAGCGACTTCTTCAGGATACCTGTAATCTATCTTTCGTTTCAGACCGTGGTGTCTTCGCTCATCGTATCTGTAAACGGCCTGAACGGGTTAGTCTCGGCCGGTTGGAAGTTCCAGCCCTGATAGATGAGGGGGGTTTAAACCCTTAAGGCTCCCCGCATATATTTCGGAAACGGTGTCTATGTTTGAACCCTAGGGAGCGTATCATGGCTGCTTTAACCTGGGAATGGCCTGACTATGTGCCTTGGGCCGTTAAACCCAACCATCTGCCGAGAGGTACTTGGGAGAGGATGCTCAGGAACATGGGCTTGGGTTTGACGATCGAGCAGAGCGTCTACCGTATCGAAATGCACGGCGTCGAGGTGCTAGAGAGGAGGGCTGGAAACCACGTCGAGAGAACCTATCGGACACCGGTCGGCGAGGTCTCCGAGGTCGTTAGGATAAACCTTCCCTCCGAGGCCGGTGAGAGAGGCGGTTCATGGAAGGTCAAGGGGCTGATAGACAGGCTTGAAGACTACGATGTCCTATTGTATATCATCGATCACATGGTCGTGAAGTCTGACTACGAGGATTTTCAGGTAATCGACGAGGAGCTCGGTGTCGACGGCGTCGTCCTGACGAGCGTAGGCTACAGCCCGTTCATGAAGCTCCTCGTCGAGTATATGGGCTTCAGAAAACTCGTGGTCGAGCTTAACCGTAGACCCGGTAAAGTCGAAGAGGTTCTACAGGCCCTACACAGGAAAACCCTCGAAGCCTGCCGGATAGTAGCCGACTCCCCGGCTCGGCTGGTCCTGGTCGGAGATAACATCGACGAGAACCTTGTGAACCCTAGGTTCTTCGAGAAATACTGTCTACCCTACTACCGCGAGTACACGAGGATTCTGCATTCTAAGGGTAAGGTCGTCGGCTCCCACATGGACGGTCGGCTCAGAAACCTGGCGGAGCTGATCGCAGAATCCGGATTCGACTTCATCCACGGGTTCACCCCTCCGCCGACCGGTAACCTCTCGATCAAGGACGCTAGGAGACTGTGGGATAGAGACATAGCTATATGGGTGAACATACCGGAGACTCTTTTCTACAAGGAGCCTGAAGTCATAGAACGCTCGGTGAGGAGTTTCCTAAGGGAATCTGCCCCTGGAGACGGTTTCATGCTGGGGATCACGGAGACCGTTCCTCCTAGGAGACGCAGGATAGGCTATGAAACCGTTATGAAGACCGTCCTTAGATACGGACGGCTACCGGTTAAGCTATGATATCCT from Candidatus Bathyarchaeota archaeon encodes:
- a CDS encoding GNAT family N-acetyltransferase, which codes for MKDLRVRPLEKRDVSEVKDIYTLSGWSVTEGGVESWLLGGGYIKTYVAELDGRIVGKVGLDTAFPPYAEIINIVVHPDYQGKGVGSRLMEYCMQEAERRGFWTVYLMCDPLDVGVHRFYSRFGFKPAILGDREDPRESTWLFRFGRGSFIDRFLHDHPLSEFQVSEHRVDFRGRRLYRMRWMDPVTEDYLELFLEGQPGQPDHGTMPRVSGFKLRLGDMAAEALAKEKSCTISYDEPGGFIFEFENRSDDEATLTLKPLTAPGVDIKPRPPRRLKVEAHEKMTLEFSTRLSDFFRIPVIYLSFQTVVSSLIVSVNGLNGLVSAGWKFQP
- a CDS encoding calcium-translocating P-type ATPase, SERCA-type encodes the protein MEKHWHSLEIKEVYAKLGSSPRGLSSEEAEERLSKYGFNELREVRRISALQIFINQFKSLFVLILIFAAVVSALISISHGSEEFADAIVIAAIVIINAVVGFIQEYRSEKALEAMKRLTAPKARVLRDGEVQSIPARLVVPGDIVLLEEGDRIPADCRLIEASELRTDEAVLTGESTPVEKTTMVLDPETPLHDRRNMVFMGTHVVSGRGRGIVVATGMNTEFGKIAEQVQTIEFEEPPLKVKLDRFARRMAYLIAALCVAIFGLEVFRGDPLIESFMIAVALAVSAVPEGLPAITTITLALGAKEMARRNAIVRRLASVETLGSTTFICSDKTGTLTRGEMTVRRIYLGSRTVEVTGVGYEPKGEFLVDGKPYKVDGSLRLALTAGALCCNAELRRDGDRWNIYGDPTEAALLVAAAKAGLWRRKLESEMPRVREIPFSSERKRMTTVHKNPDGEFIAFMKGAPEIVVSLCSRRLVNGELKPLSDEDRRRILNVNDEMASSGLRVLALAYRELEDPSLKEVESDMVFIGLVGMIDPPRREAIEAYRMCEKAGIRVAMITGDHKLTAIAVAKEIGMWKPGSMALTGSDLDKMSEEELEEIVEKVTVYARVSPIHKTKIVQALKNRGHIVAMTGDGVNDAPALKMADIGVAMGITGTDVTKEAADMVLADDNFATIVEAVKMGRVIYDNIRKFIRFLLACNFDEIFVITAAALANLPVPLTPAMILWINLLTDGPPAVALGMDPPDGDVMARRPRDPKAGIFHGMLLFVAVSFILQSIGTLGSFLISYLIYGDLLNEARTLAFMQATYFELIVIWNCRSEHRCFLRFKPWTNKYLVISVLASIVINAVLPYIPLTRVLFHLEPLTLQDWGLVLGFASLGFLVLPEVFMRVEEFNR
- a CDS encoding sulfite exporter TauE/SafE family protein encodes the protein MRRLRWAEGLALLCLAVSIPVTINAVFGEFDRFKAGDSAITPLLSVELLAMAVLAGFLGALMGLGGGIVMVPMLTSVFNLPIHEAVAISIVGVVATGISGGSAYLRQKMTNIRLAMFLETSTALGALTGALLALMIPGAFLYLIFSAFAFYVSISQIRSIRLEARKMRLDGFKKAAPDRLSKLLDLSGSYFDKNLGTDVGYVVRGSIHGWLVSFMAGMGSGLLGIGGGFIKVSAMNLFMNVPLKASIATSKFMISVTAATSAMVYFLYGAVRLSYAAPVAIGTTLGASLGAKVMNRLKVKWLKAVFASITCYLGYNMLRKGLMLSSGIYLP